The following are from one region of the Bacillota bacterium genome:
- a CDS encoding sialate O-acetylesterase — MCIAAGWLLLAASAFADVRLARIFSDHAVLQRGKPVPVWGTAEPGEKVTVEFGGQKISTVAGDTGEWRVTLKPMPAGGPFQMTVRGNNTVVLNDVLVGEVWVASGQSNMEWPVALSNNAEQEIAQANNPQIRLFIVPKAVSDRPLKDLSSGAWQPCTPETVRNFSAVGYFFARELQRALKVPVGVIETAWGGTPAESWTSKPTLMAHPSLRYLLENWRRAEASYPQALENYQKQLAQWERAAAQARAEGKPEPKKPDPPQDPRTNPWKPSGLFNAMIAPIVPYAIQGAIWYQGESNAGRAYEYRTLFPAMIQDWREAWAQGDFPFLFVQLANFMPARPEPGESAWAELREAQLMTLSLPNTGIAVAIDIGDANDIHPRNKQDVGKRLALNALAIAYGKKVVYSGPIYERMKREGNAIRLYFKHVDGGLTTPNGEPLKGFAIAGADRKFVWAEARIEGNTVVVSSLQVPEPVAVRYAWADNPVCNLYNRAGLPASPFRTDDWPGVTQQRK, encoded by the coding sequence ATGTGTATCGCAGCTGGCTGGCTGCTGCTTGCAGCCTCTGCGTTCGCCGACGTGCGTCTGGCACGCATATTCAGCGACCATGCGGTGTTACAAAGGGGCAAACCTGTTCCCGTATGGGGCACCGCAGAACCCGGCGAGAAGGTCACAGTGGAGTTCGGCGGACAGAAGATAAGCACCGTTGCCGGTGACACCGGCGAATGGCGCGTGACGCTCAAGCCAATGCCCGCGGGAGGTCCCTTCCAGATGACCGTCCGCGGTAACAACACAGTGGTGCTCAACGACGTGCTGGTTGGCGAAGTCTGGGTGGCTTCAGGGCAGTCCAACATGGAGTGGCCCGTCGCGCTGTCCAACAACGCGGAGCAGGAAATCGCCCAGGCAAACAACCCTCAAATTCGGCTCTTCATCGTACCCAAAGCGGTTTCCGACCGTCCACTCAAAGACCTGAGCAGCGGCGCATGGCAGCCGTGCACCCCCGAAACCGTGCGGAACTTCTCGGCGGTGGGTTACTTCTTCGCACGGGAGCTGCAACGTGCGCTGAAAGTGCCGGTGGGGGTCATCGAAACCGCGTGGGGCGGAACCCCTGCAGAATCATGGACGAGCAAGCCCACACTGATGGCGCATCCCTCTTTGCGCTACCTGCTGGAAAACTGGCGGCGCGCCGAGGCGAGCTATCCGCAGGCTCTGGAAAACTACCAGAAGCAACTGGCACAGTGGGAGAGGGCGGCAGCGCAGGCGCGCGCCGAAGGTAAACCCGAACCGAAGAAGCCCGACCCACCGCAAGACCCCCGTACCAACCCATGGAAGCCCTCCGGGCTGTTCAACGCGATGATCGCACCTATCGTGCCCTACGCCATCCAGGGCGCCATCTGGTATCAGGGTGAATCGAACGCGGGCAGGGCGTACGAATACCGCACTCTGTTCCCTGCCATGATTCAGGACTGGCGTGAAGCGTGGGCACAGGGCGATTTCCCCTTCCTGTTTGTGCAGCTGGCAAATTTCATGCCAGCCAGGCCTGAGCCGGGCGAAAGCGCATGGGCGGAGCTGCGCGAGGCACAGCTGATGACGCTCTCCTTGCCCAACACGGGTATAGCAGTGGCTATCGACATCGGCGATGCGAACGATATCCACCCGCGCAACAAGCAGGATGTGGGTAAACGCCTCGCGCTGAACGCACTGGCAATCGCCTACGGCAAGAAGGTGGTATACTCCGGTCCCATTTATGAACGGATGAAACGCGAGGGCAACGCTATTCGCCTGTACTTCAAGCATGTGGACGGCGGTTTGACCACTCCCAACGGAGAGCCGCTTAAGGGCTTCGCCATCGCTGGCGCGGACCGCAAGTTTGTGTGGGCGGAGGCGCGTATCGAGGGCAACACGGTGGTGGTGTCCAGTCTCCAGGTGCCGGAACCGGTAGCAGTGCGGTATGCATGGGCGGATAACCCGGTGTGCAACCTGTATAACCGCGCAGGACTTCCCGCCTCTCCTTTCCGCACGGATGACTGGCCCGGCGTGACTCAGCAAAGGAAGTAA
- a CDS encoding uroporphyrinogen decarboxylase family protein, whose translation MIRELEWKPDFGRTVERFEAWWHGEIVDRPPVTFHIAPSRPYRGPVKEHASLRERWMDVEYVVDSAIAWMQCHDYVGDNFPMFWPNLGPEITATLFGCELEFSESTSWSKPVVHEPEDWYRILEMEPDFDNPYWQVIERMTDYAIERCEGRYVVGMTDLHGNYDILAALRDPQSLCIDLVDYPELIMQAGRHVANAFVQSFERSYAKISAAGFGCTTWCNTYHEGKYYVPSCDFWLMISPGMAREMILPDILFEMEPLERSIFHLDGVGALKHLDLILDIPNLHAVQWVYGAGHGPASRWIEVYRRCLQVGKSVQVIAETAEDALTVLEAVGAKGVWLTVAEGFRSVSEAEAFLKEVERLQI comes from the coding sequence TTGATACGCGAGCTGGAGTGGAAACCGGACTTCGGTCGAACAGTGGAGCGTTTTGAGGCGTGGTGGCACGGCGAAATCGTGGACCGCCCACCGGTTACCTTTCATATTGCCCCGTCACGTCCGTATCGTGGTCCTGTCAAAGAGCATGCCTCTCTCCGCGAGCGGTGGATGGACGTGGAATATGTGGTGGATTCTGCCATTGCGTGGATGCAGTGCCACGACTACGTGGGCGACAACTTCCCGATGTTCTGGCCCAACCTGGGACCCGAAATCACCGCCACGCTGTTCGGCTGTGAACTGGAGTTCTCCGAAAGCACTAGCTGGTCTAAACCAGTGGTACACGAGCCTGAGGACTGGTATCGCATTCTGGAGATGGAGCCAGACTTCGACAACCCCTACTGGCAGGTCATCGAGCGCATGACCGACTATGCCATTGAGCGGTGCGAAGGGCGGTACGTCGTGGGTATGACAGACCTTCACGGCAACTACGACATCCTCGCTGCCCTGCGCGACCCTCAGTCCTTATGTATAGATTTAGTGGATTATCCTGAACTTATCATGCAGGCGGGCAGGCATGTGGCAAATGCGTTCGTGCAGAGCTTCGAGCGCAGCTATGCGAAGATATCGGCTGCGGGCTTCGGCTGTACCACCTGGTGTAATACCTATCATGAGGGTAAGTACTACGTGCCCAGCTGTGACTTCTGGCTCATGATCTCGCCTGGGATGGCGCGGGAGATGATCCTGCCTGACATACTGTTTGAGATGGAGCCTCTGGAGCGAAGCATTTTCCATCTGGACGGTGTGGGCGCGTTGAAGCATTTGGACCTGATACTGGATATCCCCAATCTGCACGCCGTGCAGTGGGTTTACGGTGCTGGGCACGGCCCGGCGTCGCGCTGGATAGAGGTGTACCGCCGCTGCCTGCAGGTGGGCAAAAGCGTACAGGTCATTGCTGAAACCGCAGAAGATGCGCTCACGGTGCTGGAGGCTGTGGGCGCGAAAGGCGTCTGGCTCACCGTTGCCGAAGGATTCCGCAGTGTGAGCGAGGCAGAGGCGTTTCTGAAAGAGGTGGAGCGGCTGCAAATCTGA
- a CDS encoding uroporphyrinogen decarboxylase family protein, with the protein MSLLYKPDWDQVKQRYMTWWAREEMDGPLLIVHAPLEKPVVHVPAPKPDPTPEERWLDVEYRIIATDWQLAHTYHAGDAFPWFDTNLGPGSLAIHLGSPPTFDHNTVWYGRVFDDITTAQIPPYNPEEKYWKINTEMARQGMEHFKGKALVSFPDLIENLDTLASLRGTLELLTDLVDHPEHVHRLQKDILERYFDYYDAFEQIIRDEDGGTVFSAFNIWGIGRTCKLQCDMSCMISPPLFNEFVLPYLERQCERLDNTIYHLDGVDAIKHLDALCSIQKLNAIQWTPGAGQPHAGDPCWYPLYQKALRAGKGVLALGVPPDSVQPLIEAIGTRGVMVSTWANTREEADELVRQSKKWRKQN; encoded by the coding sequence GTGTCGTTGCTCTACAAACCAGACTGGGACCAGGTAAAGCAGCGCTACATGACGTGGTGGGCGCGAGAGGAGATGGATGGACCTCTGCTGATTGTGCATGCTCCTCTGGAGAAACCGGTTGTACACGTTCCTGCGCCCAAGCCTGATCCCACACCGGAAGAACGCTGGCTCGACGTCGAGTACCGCATCATCGCAACCGACTGGCAGCTGGCTCATACCTATCATGCCGGGGATGCTTTCCCATGGTTTGACACGAACCTGGGACCGGGCAGTCTGGCTATCCACCTGGGCAGTCCTCCTACTTTTGACCACAACACCGTGTGGTACGGCAGGGTGTTTGATGACATCACCACCGCGCAGATACCGCCTTACAACCCCGAGGAGAAATACTGGAAAATCAACACCGAGATGGCACGGCAGGGGATGGAGCATTTCAAGGGCAAGGCGCTGGTCAGTTTCCCCGATCTTATCGAGAACCTGGATACGCTGGCGTCTCTGCGCGGCACACTGGAGCTGCTCACCGACCTGGTTGACCATCCGGAGCATGTACACCGCCTCCAAAAAGATATTCTGGAGCGGTATTTCGATTACTACGATGCTTTCGAGCAGATTATTCGGGATGAAGATGGCGGCACCGTCTTCTCAGCGTTCAATATATGGGGTATCGGGAGAACCTGCAAACTGCAGTGCGATATGTCCTGTATGATTAGCCCTCCGCTGTTCAACGAGTTCGTGCTGCCGTACCTGGAGCGGCAATGTGAACGGCTGGATAACACCATTTACCACCTGGATGGTGTGGACGCTATCAAGCATCTGGACGCGCTGTGCAGTATCCAGAAACTCAACGCGATTCAGTGGACGCCGGGTGCAGGTCAACCCCATGCCGGGGACCCCTGCTGGTATCCGCTGTATCAGAAGGCATTGAGAGCAGGCAAAGGCGTGCTTGCGCTGGGGGTACCTCCTGATAGCGTGCAGCCGCTGATAGAAGCCATCGGCACGCGCGGCGTCATGGTCAGTACGTGGGCGAACACACGTGAAGAGGCGGATGAGCTGGTACGCCAATCCAAGAAGTGGAGGAAGCAAAATTGA
- a CDS encoding prolyl oligopeptidase family serine peptidase, with translation MRTLFLWVLLLATTIWCEAQPLRECLVLPMPGGTSRSILYTDPIQAVQISGAWIPPKAGDTVTFPDGSIQQWQAVTASADGWFEHPALRNGYAYAVVSSEREKVVLLEMQGNVSVTINGETRVGDVYQHGYVKIPVLLKQGQNELLFRCSRAGKLLARLSSVPADGVLLNVGDATLPDLVVGEDMDVWLGVVVINASTQTQRGLSIAASHEGGRTVESAVPALPPLGVYKVPVRLRGMAPRAAGVRKVELRLLRQEGKQKFTVDTAELTLRIREPHESQKRTFISTIDGSVQYYAVLPAQRLSKDSPAPALVLTLHGAGVEAIGQVDSYSPKTWATLVAPTNRRPFGFNWEEWGRLDALEVLELAQKQWRTDPYRVYLTGHSMGGHGTWQVGLTHPDRFAVLAPSAGWVSIWTYATSARLGQRERTGDEQTDPMEDFLLRCASPSDTLSLVRNSLLQGVYVLHGDADDNLPVTEARLMRESLSSIHRDFEYYEQPGAGHWWDVSDEPGVDCVDWMPIFELFARHRLPTTDSVRRVEFTTMSPGVSARCHWASIEMQEQQMKASSVNLRFDPGKRRFVGTTTNVARLSLRVEHLKPGAPLSVELDGQVIGNISYPIRERQIWLEKQGGQWRLLAAPSPAMKSPQRYGGFKSVFTNRPVLVYGTRGTPEENAWALAKARYDSETFWYRGNATFEVIPDIEFQPERYRDRNIVLYGNAETNAAWKLLLGDSPVQVHRGAVHVGDKTLSGEGIACLFIRPRTGSATALVGAVSGTGLAGMHLTNRLPYFTAGAGVPDCLVLSTDMLTKGMQGVLGAGFFGADWSVQKGEFVWR, from the coding sequence ATGAGGACTCTGTTCCTGTGGGTCTTACTGCTGGCGACGACAATTTGGTGTGAGGCTCAACCCCTTCGCGAGTGCCTGGTGCTCCCGATGCCTGGGGGAACCTCCCGTTCTATCCTCTACACCGACCCGATACAGGCTGTGCAGATATCCGGCGCGTGGATACCTCCAAAAGCAGGCGATACCGTCACCTTTCCCGATGGCTCGATACAGCAGTGGCAGGCGGTTACTGCCAGCGCGGACGGCTGGTTTGAACATCCTGCCCTGCGCAACGGGTATGCGTATGCGGTGGTGTCCTCTGAACGCGAGAAGGTCGTCCTGCTCGAGATGCAGGGCAACGTGTCGGTTACCATCAACGGCGAAACGCGCGTCGGTGACGTGTATCAGCACGGTTACGTGAAGATACCAGTGCTCTTAAAGCAGGGGCAGAATGAGCTGCTTTTCCGCTGCAGTCGCGCAGGCAAGTTGCTGGCTCGGCTGAGCAGTGTTCCTGCTGATGGTGTTCTGCTCAACGTCGGCGATGCTACTCTGCCAGACCTGGTGGTCGGTGAGGATATGGACGTATGGCTGGGTGTTGTGGTCATCAACGCCAGCACTCAAACCCAGCGCGGACTATCTATCGCTGCCTCGCATGAGGGGGGACGCACGGTGGAAAGCGCTGTGCCTGCGCTGCCACCTCTTGGGGTTTACAAAGTGCCCGTGCGTCTGCGTGGCATGGCACCCCGCGCCGCGGGTGTGCGCAAGGTGGAACTGCGCTTGCTGCGCCAGGAAGGCAAACAGAAGTTCACTGTGGACACTGCAGAACTCACCCTGCGCATCCGCGAACCCCACGAATCGCAGAAGCGCACGTTCATCAGTACGATAGATGGGAGCGTACAGTACTACGCCGTGCTGCCTGCGCAGAGGCTGAGCAAAGACTCTCCTGCTCCGGCTCTGGTTTTGACACTGCATGGGGCAGGCGTGGAAGCAATCGGACAGGTAGATTCCTACTCCCCCAAAACATGGGCAACCCTTGTCGCACCCACCAATCGCCGCCCCTTTGGCTTCAACTGGGAAGAATGGGGACGGCTGGATGCCCTGGAGGTACTGGAACTGGCCCAGAAGCAGTGGCGAACCGACCCTTACCGCGTGTACCTGACTGGGCATTCGATGGGCGGACATGGCACGTGGCAGGTAGGCTTAACCCATCCCGACCGCTTTGCTGTCCTCGCCCCCAGTGCGGGTTGGGTTAGTATCTGGACATACGCCACCAGTGCGCGACTTGGACAGCGTGAACGCACTGGCGACGAACAGACCGACCCGATGGAGGATTTCCTGCTGCGGTGTGCCTCTCCCAGCGACACTCTGTCGCTGGTGCGCAACAGCCTTCTGCAAGGCGTGTACGTACTGCACGGCGACGCCGACGACAACCTGCCCGTTACCGAGGCACGCCTGATGCGTGAGAGCCTCTCTTCCATCCACCGCGACTTTGAGTATTACGAACAACCCGGCGCGGGGCACTGGTGGGACGTATCGGACGAGCCGGGCGTGGACTGCGTGGACTGGATGCCTATTTTCGAGTTGTTTGCCCGCCACCGCCTGCCGACCACCGACAGCGTGCGGCGGGTCGAGTTCACCACGATGAGCCCGGGGGTATCTGCGCGTTGCCACTGGGCGAGCATCGAAATGCAGGAACAGCAAATGAAAGCCAGCTCGGTGAACCTGCGCTTTGACCCCGGCAAACGGCGATTCGTGGGCACTACCACCAACGTCGCGAGGCTTTCGCTCCGCGTGGAACACCTGAAGCCGGGCGCACCGCTGAGCGTAGAGCTGGACGGACAGGTTATCGGTAACATTTCATACCCCATCCGTGAGCGACAGATATGGCTGGAGAAACAGGGAGGACAATGGAGGCTGTTAGCTGCACCCTCACCTGCGATGAAGTCTCCCCAGCGGTACGGCGGCTTCAAGAGCGTTTTCACCAACCGACCGGTGCTGGTGTACGGCACCAGAGGTACGCCTGAGGAGAACGCATGGGCTCTGGCGAAAGCACGTTACGATTCGGAGACGTTCTGGTATCGCGGCAACGCTACCTTTGAGGTAATCCCCGATATCGAGTTCCAGCCCGAACGCTACCGTGACCGAAACATCGTGCTTTACGGCAATGCCGAGACCAACGCTGCTTGGAAACTGCTGCTTGGCGACAGCCCGGTGCAGGTGCATCGCGGCGCGGTGCACGTCGGGGATAAAACCCTCAGCGGCGAGGGTATCGCCTGCCTGTTCATTCGCCCGCGAACAGGTTCTGCCACCGCACTGGTCGGTGCAGTCTCCGGCACAGGTTTAGCGGGAATGCACCTGACCAACCGACTGCCCTACTTCACCGCCGGTGCAGGCGTGCCCGATTGTCTGGTGCTGTCCACTGACATGCTGACCAAGGGTATGCAAGGTGTGCTCGGAGCGGGCTTCTTCGGCGCGGACTGGAGCGTGCAGAAGGGCGAGTTTGTATGGAGGTAG
- a CDS encoding nucleotidyltransferase domain-containing protein: protein MLVKAVEALRRYFRTKKVKAVYLTGSILEEGKFLPESDVDVAVEGLPEEEYLITLADLGCLLHRDVDLIEIEKCRFRRHILEKGLRVL, encoded by the coding sequence ATGCTGGTTAAGGCGGTAGAAGCGTTGCGACGCTACTTTCGCACAAAAAAAGTGAAAGCCGTTTATCTGACAGGCTCCATTCTGGAGGAGGGTAAGTTCCTCCCAGAGTCCGACGTCGACGTGGCGGTGGAGGGGCTGCCGGAGGAAGAGTACCTCATCACTCTTGCCGATCTGGGATGCCTTCTACACCGAGATGTCGACCTGATCGAGATAGAGAAGTGTCGATTCCGACGGCACATCCTGGAAAAGGGGTTGCGTGTGCTGTGA
- a CDS encoding uracil-DNA glycosylase has translation MHKLNVAITACEKCPRLVEYIRQVAQTRRRAYRDWEYWGKPVPNFGDPDARIVVVGLAPAAHGGNRTGRIFTGDESGNWLFRALYEVGLANQPESLHREDGLELRDVMVTAVCHCAPPANKPTREELQNCQHWMKATLRCVGEWRVIVALGRIAYEWTLRALKELGFEHSLRTSAFAHGAEFALPGDRWLLCSYHPSQQNTFTGKLTREMLLAAFERAKQLAHSAAEPA, from the coding sequence CTGCATAAACTGAACGTCGCTATCACGGCGTGCGAGAAGTGTCCGCGTCTGGTAGAGTATATCCGACAGGTCGCTCAGACCAGGCGACGAGCCTACCGCGACTGGGAATACTGGGGCAAGCCTGTTCCCAACTTCGGCGACCCCGATGCCAGGATAGTGGTGGTTGGTCTTGCCCCTGCCGCGCACGGAGGAAACCGCACCGGGCGCATCTTCACGGGCGACGAGAGCGGAAACTGGCTTTTTCGCGCGCTGTACGAGGTGGGGTTAGCCAACCAGCCGGAGAGCCTGCATCGCGAGGATGGCTTGGAATTGCGGGACGTGATGGTAACCGCCGTCTGCCACTGCGCCCCTCCTGCCAACAAACCCACGCGCGAGGAGTTACAGAACTGCCAGCACTGGATGAAGGCGACACTGCGTTGTGTGGGGGAGTGGAGGGTTATCGTGGCGCTGGGCAGGATTGCCTATGAGTGGACCCTGCGTGCATTGAAGGAGCTGGGTTTCGAGCACTCACTGAGAACATCCGCGTTCGCTCATGGTGCGGAGTTTGCGTTGCCCGGCGACCGCTGGTTGCTGTGCAGCTACCACCCCAGCCAGCAGAATACGTTCACGGGCAAGCTGACGCGCGAGATGCTTCTTGCGGCGTTCGAGCGTGCGAAACAACTGGCACATTCCGCAGCGGAGCCCGCTTGA
- the pfkB gene encoding 1-phosphofructokinase, producing the protein MILTVTLNPSVDRLIYVRQLVPHDTNRILRIEEDAGGKGVNVARVLKRLEVPVVATGFLGGRAGRYVLHELSEVDGVECRFVWVNGNTRTNLAIQEEDGSPPTALNERGPQISLEELDSLLRAVEELSRSARFVALGGSLPPGVPTDIYAMLAEIAARHGAKVVLDADGEPLVQGLKASPFLIKPNENETERLLGRTIDTVEDAAKAARDLHTGGVPVVIVSIGEKGAALACAEGCWVAIPPKVQAVSTIGSGDSMIAGVLSVWMQGGAMDEALRWGTAAGAATAMTDGSDICTAEQVRELLPQVEVRRW; encoded by the coding sequence ATGATACTCACCGTGACCCTGAACCCTTCCGTAGACCGCCTGATCTACGTCAGACAGCTGGTGCCGCATGATACCAACCGCATCCTGCGCATTGAAGAAGACGCCGGTGGGAAGGGTGTGAACGTGGCGCGGGTGCTGAAGCGGCTGGAGGTGCCTGTGGTCGCCACCGGCTTTCTGGGCGGCAGGGCCGGAAGGTACGTGTTGCATGAGCTGAGTGAGGTAGACGGTGTGGAGTGCCGATTTGTTTGGGTAAACGGCAACACGCGTACCAACCTTGCCATTCAGGAAGAGGACGGTTCTCCACCGACCGCACTGAACGAGCGCGGACCGCAGATTTCATTGGAGGAACTCGACAGCTTGCTGCGGGCGGTGGAGGAACTTTCGCGGAGCGCGCGGTTTGTGGCGTTAGGGGGCAGCCTGCCGCCCGGAGTGCCGACGGATATCTACGCTATGCTGGCAGAAATCGCCGCACGTCACGGGGCAAAGGTGGTGCTGGACGCCGATGGCGAGCCTCTGGTGCAGGGGTTGAAAGCTTCGCCCTTCCTCATTAAGCCCAATGAGAACGAAACCGAACGGCTACTGGGGCGAACGATAGACACTGTTGAGGACGCGGCAAAAGCGGCACGGGACTTACACACGGGAGGAGTTCCGGTAGTCATCGTCTCTATTGGCGAGAAGGGGGCAGCCCTCGCCTGTGCGGAGGGATGCTGGGTGGCGATACCGCCCAAAGTGCAAGCGGTGAGCACCATTGGCTCTGGCGATTCGATGATTGCGGGCGTGCTCAGCGTGTGGATGCAGGGTGGTGCGATGGACGAGGCTCTTCGCTGGGGCACGGCAGCGGGCGCAGCGACCGCCATGACCGACGGCTCGGACATCTGCACCGCAGAACAGGTACGTGAACTGCTTCCGCAGGTGGAGGTGAGAAGGTGGTAA
- the pfkA gene encoding 6-phosphofructokinase encodes MKRIGVLTSGGDAAGMNPALRAVVRTAIVAGLEVIGIERGYEGLLNGWLRPMDLSSVGGIINRGGTVLRTARSERFKTDEGLQLAAQVLNENGIEGLAVIGGDGSFRGAAKLEEVSGVAVVGIPATIDNDIGGTEYTLGYDTALQVAMDAIDKIRDTADSFERIFVIEVMGRSRGFIAAAVGLAGGAEAVLVPEIPFDLIQICEKLKRGIARGKRSAIIVTAEGAAKAQEVATFVEMYLREEVRATVLGYTQRGGSPTATDRIYGARFGALAVEVLQQGQSGMMTAVQGGQVVAVPLRACWEQPRVLDESLLKLNEVLAS; translated from the coding sequence ATGAAGCGTATCGGTGTTTTGACCAGTGGCGGAGACGCCGCTGGCATGAACCCAGCCCTGCGTGCCGTGGTGCGGACGGCGATTGTGGCGGGGTTAGAAGTCATCGGTATCGAACGCGGGTATGAGGGGTTGCTGAACGGCTGGCTTCGACCCATGGACCTCTCGTCGGTCGGGGGCATCATCAATCGCGGGGGTACTGTCCTGCGTACCGCTCGCAGTGAGCGTTTCAAAACCGACGAGGGTTTGCAGCTGGCGGCGCAGGTGCTGAACGAGAACGGAATCGAAGGGCTGGCAGTTATCGGCGGGGACGGCTCTTTTCGGGGGGCGGCGAAGCTGGAGGAGGTTTCAGGAGTAGCGGTCGTGGGCATCCCCGCCACGATTGACAACGATATCGGAGGCACGGAGTATACGCTGGGGTATGATACCGCTCTGCAGGTGGCGATGGACGCAATTGATAAGATTCGCGATACCGCGGACAGTTTCGAGCGCATCTTCGTGATTGAAGTGATGGGACGGTCGCGCGGCTTTATTGCGGCGGCGGTGGGGCTGGCTGGCGGCGCGGAGGCAGTGCTGGTTCCCGAAATCCCCTTCGACCTGATACAGATATGTGAGAAGCTGAAGCGGGGCATCGCGCGGGGCAAGCGTTCTGCCATCATCGTCACTGCAGAAGGCGCGGCAAAAGCGCAGGAGGTCGCTACGTTTGTAGAGATGTATCTGCGCGAGGAGGTGCGCGCTACCGTACTCGGCTACACCCAACGCGGTGGCTCGCCCACTGCGACCGACCGCATCTATGGCGCGCGTTTTGGTGCGCTGGCGGTGGAGGTACTGCAGCAGGGGCAGAGCGGCATGATGACCGCGGTGCAGGGAGGACAGGTGGTGGCAGTTCCGCTGAGGGCGTGCTGGGAACAGCCTCGCGTGCTGGATGAGAGCCTGTTGAAGCTGAACGAGGTGTTGGCGTCGTAG
- a CDS encoding IS4 family transposase produces MSTLPQVARCMQTVLTDEADAAGRRSGFIQRQVKLTGGTFAQTLVFGWLSNPEATLEELAQTAAVLGVQITPQGLDERFTPEAAQCLQQVLEAGLQQLVADEPVALPLLERFNGVYVQDSSTIPLPDELAGIWRGCGGRTEQRTQSSLKIQLRLNLTTGQLQGPALQAGRGSDRRAPLPADDLPAGALWLADLGYFSLDCLAGLDARGVYWLMRLQVQTAVLGATGQERDVLELLQAQGQDTVDIPVRLGKDRCLPCGLLARRVSPQEAEQRRRRLKAQARRKGRMVSPRRLAWADWTIYITNVPTRLLTVGEGLVLGCLRWQIELLFKLWKSHGRVETSRNRKPWRILCEVYAKLLAMLVQHWVLLVSCWRYADRSLPKAAKTVRRFALGLARAFGDAGQLCEVLGTIAGCVAQGCRMNKSRLHPRSYQLLLGVGA; encoded by the coding sequence ATGAGCACTTTACCACAAGTGGCTCGATGCATGCAAACCGTCTTGACCGACGAAGCCGATGCCGCCGGGCGCCGCAGCGGCTTTATCCAACGACAAGTCAAACTGACAGGCGGCACTTTTGCCCAAACGCTGGTGTTCGGCTGGCTCTCCAACCCCGAAGCCACCCTGGAGGAACTGGCACAAACCGCTGCCGTCTTAGGCGTCCAGATTACCCCACAAGGGCTGGATGAGCGTTTCACCCCCGAAGCGGCACAGTGTCTGCAACAGGTCTTGGAAGCGGGTCTGCAACAACTGGTGGCGGACGAACCCGTTGCCCTCCCTCTGTTAGAGCGTTTCAATGGCGTCTATGTGCAAGATAGTTCCACTATTCCCTTGCCGGACGAACTGGCGGGCATCTGGCGTGGCTGTGGCGGGCGGACGGAGCAAAGGACGCAATCCTCTCTTAAAATCCAACTGCGGCTCAACCTGACCACTGGTCAACTGCAAGGACCTGCCTTGCAGGCTGGGCGTGGCTCGGATCGGAGAGCGCCTCTGCCTGCGGATGACCTTCCGGCGGGCGCTTTGTGGCTGGCTGACTTGGGCTATTTCAGCCTCGATTGTTTGGCTGGCTTGGATGCGCGCGGGGTATACTGGCTGATGCGCCTGCAGGTGCAGACGGCGGTGTTGGGTGCGACTGGGCAAGAAAGGGATGTCTTGGAACTGCTGCAGGCGCAAGGTCAAGACACGGTAGATATCCCCGTGCGCTTGGGGAAGGACCGATGTCTGCCCTGTGGGTTGTTAGCGCGTCGGGTGTCACCCCAAGAGGCAGAGCAGCGTCGTCGCCGCCTCAAGGCACAAGCCCGTCGCAAGGGTCGGATGGTCAGCCCGAGGCGACTGGCTTGGGCAGATTGGACGATATACATCACCAACGTGCCGACGAGGTTGCTGACGGTTGGCGAAGGGTTGGTATTGGGTTGCCTGCGGTGGCAGATAGAATTGCTTTTCAAACTGTGGAAGTCTCACGGTCGGGTGGAGACGTCGCGCAATAGGAAGCCGTGGCGGATATTGTGTGAAGTGTATGCCAAGTTGTTGGCGATGCTGGTGCAGCACTGGGTTCTGCTGGTAAGTTGTTGGCGGTATGCCGATAGGAGTTTACCGAAGGCAGCCAAAACGGTGCGGCGTTTCGCATTGGGTTTGGCGCGTGCCTTTGGGGATGCTGGGCAATTGTGCGAGGTGCTCGGCACGATTGCGGGTTGTGTGGCGCAAGGCTGTCGCATGAACAAAAGCAGGCTCCACCCGCGAAGTTATCAACTCTTGCTGGGGGTGGGGGCTTAG
- a CDS encoding PEP-CTERM sorting domain-containing protein produces the protein MVAKFYDASDNLLGTISRDVDGNAGARLFAAQSDVPIAYVVFSSDVDWAVGAFRYGYGTLGGYPVIPEPGTMLLMGIGGLAIGLGRRFGRK, from the coding sequence ATGGTCGCGAAGTTCTACGACGCCTCGGATAACCTGCTGGGCACCATCTCGCGGGATGTGGACGGCAATGCCGGCGCGCGCCTTTTCGCGGCGCAGTCAGATGTGCCTATCGCCTACGTGGTGTTCAGCTCGGATGTCGACTGGGCAGTGGGCGCGTTCCGCTACGGCTACGGCACGCTCGGGGGTTATCCAGTCATTCCCGAGCCGGGCACGATGCTGCTGATGGGCATCGGCGGTTTGGCGATTGGGCTGGGCCGGCGCTTCGGACGAAAGTAG